A genomic window from Methanovulcanius yangii includes:
- a CDS encoding glycine betaine ABC transporter substrate-binding protein, with protein MFCGILVAGCTDETGPATTEPTAEAAKEVSIGYVLWDSEIASTNVLKAVYEQAGYDVELKAVDAGPLYQALADGQVDMSISSWMPATHAAYWDTYGDLIDMVGQNLQGAKIGLVVPSYVTIDSIAEMNDVVEEFDGKIIGIEPGAGIMAATETAIEVYDLDYTLVASSSAGMAAQLSDAYAEGDWIVVTGWTPHWKFVRFDLKYLDDPEGVYGGEEYIASLARMGFEEDNPEAYAILERFSWEPQDMESVMLAVESGESPEDAAQAWVDANQDTVSFWING; from the coding sequence TTGTTCTGTGGAATTCTTGTTGCCGGTTGTACGGACGAGACCGGTCCGGCAACCACCGAACCCACAGCAGAAGCCGCAAAGGAGGTCTCCATCGGCTACGTGCTCTGGGATTCAGAGATTGCAAGTACCAACGTGTTGAAGGCGGTCTATGAACAGGCCGGCTACGATGTCGAGCTGAAAGCCGTTGACGCGGGGCCCCTCTATCAGGCACTCGCCGACGGGCAGGTCGACATGAGCATCTCGTCATGGATGCCCGCCACCCATGCGGCCTACTGGGACACCTACGGGGATTTGATTGACATGGTCGGTCAGAACCTCCAGGGCGCAAAGATCGGCCTCGTGGTCCCGTCGTATGTGACCATCGACTCGATTGCAGAGATGAACGATGTCGTCGAGGAATTTGACGGAAAGATCATCGGCATCGAACCGGGTGCGGGTATCATGGCAGCGACCGAGACCGCCATCGAGGTCTATGATCTTGACTACACGCTCGTTGCATCGTCGAGTGCCGGCATGGCTGCCCAGCTCAGTGATGCCTATGCAGAGGGTGACTGGATCGTCGTTACCGGCTGGACGCCGCACTGGAAGTTTGTCCGCTTCGACCTGAAGTATCTCGATGACCCCGAGGGCGTCTATGGCGGCGAGGAGTACATTGCAAGCCTTGCCCGCATGGGCTTTGAGGAGGACAATCCCGAGGCCTATGCCATTCTTGAGCGTTTCTCGTGGGAGCCGCAGGACATGGAATCCGTAATGCTTGCCGTTGAAAGCGGAGAATCGCCCGAAGATGCCGCACAGGCATGGGTGGATGCAAATCAGGATACCGTCTCCTTCTGGATCAACGGATAA
- a CDS encoding ABC transporter permease — translation MSDILPVGEAVEAIVGWIDETFGWLLDGITAVMDILVSGFQDGMAAIPPLLLIVIFAALAFVLTKKNIKIALLTLFGLLFIYLLDLWAETLLTLALVITSAAVTLAIGIPLGILASRSAAVDAALRPVLDLMQTMPSFVYLIPAVIFFGLGNVPGMIATIIFAMPPAIRLTNLGIRQVPVELIEVTEAFGATEWQKLIKVQLPVAMPTIMAGVNQCIMLALSMTVIAAMIGAAGLGLNVLMGIQRVDIGGGFEAGLCIVIIAIILDRITQNVISTSQNQ, via the coding sequence ATGTCGGATATTCTCCCCGTCGGTGAAGCGGTCGAGGCGATCGTCGGCTGGATTGACGAGACCTTCGGGTGGCTGCTCGACGGGATTACGGCCGTCATGGACATCCTTGTCAGTGGATTTCAGGACGGGATGGCGGCGATTCCGCCGCTCCTTCTCATCGTCATATTCGCAGCCCTCGCATTCGTCCTTACCAAAAAGAACATCAAGATTGCGCTCCTCACCCTCTTTGGGCTCCTCTTCATCTATCTGCTGGATCTCTGGGCCGAGACCTTACTCACGCTTGCCCTCGTTATCACTTCAGCCGCGGTGACGCTTGCGATTGGCATCCCGCTTGGTATCCTCGCCTCGCGGTCTGCGGCCGTTGATGCGGCGCTTCGGCCCGTCCTCGACCTGATGCAGACGATGCCCTCCTTTGTGTACCTGATTCCCGCCGTCATCTTCTTCGGTCTTGGAAACGTGCCGGGGATGATTGCAACGATCATCTTTGCCATGCCGCCCGCCATCCGTCTCACCAATCTCGGGATCCGTCAGGTCCCGGTCGAGCTCATCGAGGTGACCGAGGCGTTCGGGGCAACGGAGTGGCAGAAACTCATCAAGGTGCAGCTTCCGGTGGCCATGCCGACGATCATGGCAGGGGTCAACCAGTGTATCATGCTTGCCCTCTCGATGACGGTCATTGCCGCGATGATCGGGGCCGCGGGATTGGGGCTCAATGTCCTCATGGGGATCCAGCGGGTCGATATCGGCGGTGGCTTCGAGGCGGGCCTCTGTATCGTCATCATCGCCATCATCCTTGACCGGATCACGCAGAATGTGATCAGCACCAGCCAGAATCAATAG
- a CDS encoding quaternary amine ABC transporter ATP-binding protein, protein MEETQEEYKKMNIKVSVKNLTKIFGKKPEDALALIEQGKKKKEILEETQQNVALRSVSFDVYEGELFVLMGLSGCGKSTLLRCINRLIEPTSGSVEIDGVNIVGMGEDDLRELRRRKIGMIFQSFALLPHRTILENVAFGLEIQGIPAAEREKKAQEAIDLVGLSGYEGSYPSGLSGGMQQRVGLARALASDADILLMDEAFSALDPLIRRDMQDELIELQARLNKTIIFVSHDLDEALKLGDRIALMKDGAIAQLGTAEDLLQNPRCEYVEKFVEDVNLSRVLVAKDVMKRPEPLVPVDSGPRNALRLMEEWGISSVFVAGKDRVFRGLVTVEGAVEAKKSGLSLKDVMITDSLTVEPDTPALELMPIMAETPHPVAVLDNERKIKGIIVRGSLLAGLARLEVDA, encoded by the coding sequence AAATTTGACGAAAATTTTTGGAAAAAAACCGGAAGATGCCCTCGCGCTCATTGAGCAGGGGAAGAAAAAAAAGGAAATTCTGGAGGAGACACAACAGAATGTGGCGCTCCGCTCTGTTTCATTTGATGTCTATGAGGGAGAACTGTTCGTTCTCATGGGACTGTCCGGTTGTGGGAAATCAACTCTTCTGCGTTGTATCAACCGGTTGATCGAACCGACCAGCGGCTCCGTCGAGATTGACGGGGTGAACATCGTCGGGATGGGGGAGGATGACCTCAGAGAGCTGAGGCGGAGGAAGATCGGGATGATCTTCCAGAGTTTTGCCCTTCTTCCGCACCGGACGATTCTGGAGAATGTTGCCTTTGGACTTGAAATCCAGGGAATCCCCGCAGCCGAGAGGGAGAAAAAAGCTCAGGAGGCAATCGATCTCGTCGGGTTGTCGGGCTACGAGGGGAGCTATCCGTCCGGGCTTTCCGGGGGGATGCAGCAGCGGGTCGGGCTTGCCCGGGCGCTTGCAAGCGATGCGGATATCCTCCTGATGGACGAAGCCTTCAGTGCGCTCGATCCGCTCATCCGCCGTGATATGCAGGATGAACTCATTGAACTGCAGGCCCGCCTGAACAAGACGATCATCTTCGTCAGCCACGACCTCGACGAGGCGCTCAAACTGGGTGACCGGATCGCCCTCATGAAAGATGGCGCCATCGCCCAGCTTGGAACGGCAGAAGATCTGCTCCAGAATCCGCGCTGTGAATATGTGGAGAAATTCGTCGAGGATGTCAACCTCTCAAGGGTCCTCGTGGCAAAGGATGTGATGAAACGCCCCGAACCGCTCGTTCCGGTCGATTCAGGCCCGAGAAACGCCCTCCGTCTGATGGAGGAATGGGGTATATCAAGCGTCTTCGTCGCCGGCAAGGACCGTGTATTCCGGGGTCTGGTCACGGTGGAAGGCGCCGTCGAGGCCAAGAAATCGGGCCTGTCGCTGAAGGACGTGATGATCACCGACAGCCTCACGGTAGAACCGGATACTCCTGCCCTGGAACTGATGCCGATCATGGCGGAGACGCCCCATCCGGTGGCAGTCCTTGACAATGAGAGAAAGATCAAGGGGATCATCGTGCGCGGATCGCTGCTTGCCGGGCTGGCGCGGCTGGAGGTTGATGCCTGA